The Homo sapiens chromosome 6 genomic scaffold, GRCh38.p14 alternate locus group ALT_REF_LOCI_2 HSCHR6_MHC_COX_CTG1 genomic interval CGTGTGAGCAATAAGGAGGCCAGCATGGCTAGTGCACAAGGAGCTggggagaggacaggagaggagcTAAAAGTGGTAGCAGGGGACCAGGCATGTCAAACCTTAGCAGGTCAAGGTAAGGCccttgatatttttttttcttttttttgtgataaaatatacataacataaaattgccattttaaccatttaaaaatgtacagttttgTGGCATTAAGTATACTCACATCATTGTAAAACCATCACCCATcagcaccatccatctccagaacttctttTTCCCCAAACTGAAACCGTATACCCATTAAAAaatagactgggtgtggtggctcacgcctgtaatcccagcactttgggaggccgaggcagtggatcacctgaggtcgggagttcgagactagcccgaccaacatggagaaaccctgtctgtactaaaaatacaaaactagctgggtgtggtgatgcatgcatgtaatcccagctacttgggaggctgaggcaggagaatcgcttgaacctgggaggcagaggttgcagtgagctgagattgcgccattgcactccagcctgggcaacaagagcgaaactccatctcaaaaaaaaaaaaaaaaaaaaaaaaaaaaatatatatatatatatatctcctcatCCCTATTTCCCGACAGTCCCGGTAACcaggcttttgatttttttttttaaattctgagtgAGATGGGAAGGCACTGGACAGTTTTCAGTGAAGGCAGGACATCTCTTAAAATATTGTAATAATATAATAGTAAGTGATGAGTTTTATGTACATCATGTCATTTCACATCTACCACAACCCTATGAATGACAGTGATAGCTCATggttatataacatttttaatgttccaagtcactgtttcttccttttttttttttttgagacagagttttgttcttgtcgcccaggctagagtgtaatagcacaatctcggctcactgcaacctccgcctcctgggttcaagccattctcctgcctcacctcccaagtggctgggactacaggtgcccaccaccatgcctggctaatttttagtatttctggtagagacggggtttcactgtgttagccaggatggtctcgatctcctgaccttgtgatccgcctgcttcggcctcccaaagtgttgggattacaggcgtgagccactgcgcctggccaatatatatctctctctatatatagatagatatatattttttgagttggagtcttcgctcggtcgcccaggctggagtgcagtggcgtgatctcggctcactgcaagctctgcctcccaggttcacgccattctcctgcctcagcctcctgagtcgctgggactacaggcacccgccaccacgcccggctaatttttttgtatttttagtagagacggggtttcactgtgttagccaggatggtttcgatctcctgacctcgtgatccacccgcctcggcctcccaaagtgctaggattataggcgtgagcccacGCACCCGGcttgcctggccaatattttttaattaaaagattttaactccatctggctgggtgcggtggctcacgcctataatcccagcactttgggaagccgaggcgggtggatcacctgaggtcaggagttcgagaacagctgGCTAACattgagaaaccccatctctactaaaaacacaaaaattagtgggcctggtggcgcacgcctgtagttccagctactcaggaggctgaggcaggagaacttgaaaccaggaggcggaggttgcaatgagccgacagggtgccactgcactccagcctgggtgacagagcaaggctctgtctcaaaaaaaaaagaaaaaaaggattttaagacctttctattttgaaataatttcatacTTAAGAAAAgtttgcgcctgtaatcctagcactttgggaggccgaggcatgagcccaggggtttgagaccagcctgggcaacatggcaaaaccctgtctttacctaaaatacaaaaattagctgggcgtggtggtgtgcccttgtagtcccagctacttgggaggctgaggtacgagaattgcttgagcctaggaggccaaggctgcagtgagccgagatctcaccattgcactcctgcctgggtgacagagtaagaccctgtctcaaaaaaaaaaaaaaaaagttaccaaaatAGCAAAAAGCAGTCATTTATACTCCTCACCTAGATTTcgcaaatgttaacattttgtcatgtttacattaatatcttttttctctaaatatatatacatttatttatatacgttaatgttatatttaaatataaacatagatTCAAATTTTCCTGAATATGCGCTCACAGATTATTCAAATTTTTCCAACTgtccttacagaaaaaaatatacagtgGAAGATCCAAATCAGGATCTTGAGTTGCATGATCTTGTTACGTCTCTTtagtatctttttgtttgtttgtttgtttgagttggagtttcactcttgttgcccaggctggagtgcaatggcaaatctcggcccactgcaacctccgcctgccaggttcaagtgattctcctgtcttagcctcctgagtagctgggattataggcgcccaccaccatgcccaactaattttgtatttttagtagagacggggtttctccatgttggccaggctggtcttgaactcctgacctcaggtgatccaccctccttggtctcccaaagtgctgggattacaggcatgagccaccacacctggcctttttttttttttttttttgagacaaagtctcactctgtcgccaggctggagtgcagtggcgccatcccggctcactgcaacctttgcgtCCCagaatcaagcaattctcctgcctctgcctcctgagtagctgggattacaggcgcccaccacgcccagctaattttgtatttttagtagagacagggtttctccgtgttggccaggctggtctcgaattcctgacctcagatgatccaccctcctcggcctcccaaagtgctgggattacaggcttgagccaccacgcccagctaattttgtatttttagtagagatggggtttcaccacgttggccaggctggtcttgaactcccgacctcaggtgatccgccggccttggcctcccaaagtgctgggattacaggtgtgagccacctcgcccggccagtAATGcatttttgatggggtttctACAGAAGTGAGGTCGTATCTTCAGTGTATCACCTCATGAAGTACATTATATCCAGTAAGGTAGTTTTGAGTGTCCTCCCTGCTACCTGTCTCCCCAGTAGGCCTTGGGTTCCTTTGGGACCTTAGCCCaccttgatttcttcctttcttttttccttttcttttttctttcctttttcctttcctttcctttttgagatggggtcccgctctgtcacccaggctgaagtgcagtggtgcgatctcgactcaatgcaacctccacctcccgggttcaagtaattatcctgcctcagcctcttgggtagctgggcttgcaggcatctgccaccatgcccagctaatttttgtatttttagtagagatggggtttcaccattttggtcaggctggtcttgaactcctggcctcaggtgatttgccctccttggcctcccaaagtgctgcaattacaggcgtgtgccactgcgcccggccagattttCTCCAGCTCTTCTGATAACCTCCCCCCAAATCTCTTTGTAGCTTCTTTGGTTTCTATGATGCAAATGAGACCGTCCTGGAGATGGAGGAGCAACTGGTGAGCCCCCTGGGATTACTTCCCCTTCTAGCCGCTGTCCCACCTTATTCCAGAGCCCTCTCTGTGACTCCTGAGCTGAAGGGTTCACCCTGTGGGGAGGAGGTCCAGGATCCCAGCAGTAACTCACTTTGTCTCTCCTTGTGTCTCTCTTCCATGCTTCCACGCCCCTTCGACCACCTTGAAGGTTTATCTGCGGGATTCTTTTGGGTTGAAGACTCTATTGGCCCGGGGGGCCATAGTGAGGTGTCCAATGGCCGGTATCTCCCACACAGCCTGGCACTCCAACCGTACCCTTTATGAGACCTGCATTGAACCTTGGCTCTCCTGAGGATATATTCAGGGGTCCCCAGGAACTCCTCGGTCCAGAGACCAAGTGGTGGCCTTGGAAAGCAGATGTCAGGCTTTGGTGTGCCTGTGACCACCTCATTGCTCCCATATTATCccccatttttagtagagacggggttttagtagagacttggcCTCCCAGAACCCCCTTCCTCTGCTCCTCCATGAATGACAATTCCAGGCCTCCCCTACCTCATGTCCTCTCATTTGGGGGATTGCTCCGTGCTGTCCCTTTCTCTCAAGGCCGAAGTTGGGAAGTGAGAAACCATGTTTTTAACTTGTGGCTgcttttgctgctgctgctcctccgTATCTGGCTGTATGGGTGGAGAAcccaccccctgcccaccacAGGGGTCTCCTTCCAGGCCACTCAGGACATTTTTAGCTTCTCTCCTCCCCATGttcccttttttctctaaagTCCCCTGACATCAGCCCTCCCAACTCCTAAGAGGGACTACCCATGAGAGTGGGGTTCTGAGGCTCCCCTATGGGGACAGTTCCGTTCTTGAAGTGTCAGTGTTGGGGAATATCTGTGGCCTATGAGGCCCATCTCAGGTTTGGGGATCCCCCAGTCCCTATGATCAGTGTTGGAGTACCCCCCTGGGAGAGCCTAGTTTCTTTGAGGCCCCAGGCCCTCTTTTAACTACCTTTGAATAGGTGTTATCCCTGTATTTATGGAAATAAAGTTCCATTTCCTCAGTGTGACTTGGCTCATTTCCAGGTGGAGGGGACCTGGCTCCCCAAGGAGGGTGGGGGCGGAGCCTGAGGCCTGGGTGCCCAGATGCCTGGTCTAGGGTGGGGACCCCCTTGGTGTTTCCGCTCTCTCTCAATGCCCATTCTTTGTGGGTTCCTGGTTCTCTGCGGGTTCTTTCCTGCTGAAGACAattctcttcctctcccagtccccaAGACTGGGGGGTTAAGCTCAGGGCTCCAGTGGTTTGGGCCTCAGCCTCATGGGTGGAATGCGCCTGCCACCCCCAGGCTAGACGAGGGGGCAGAGGGTCAGGGTGGGCATTCGTTGTGCCGCTTTTGAGCTTTGTGGGCCAGAGCTGGGTGTAGGGCTGGACAATGAGCCTCCTCTTCCTTGAAAGAAGGAATTTTGGCTGAGACAATAGGGCCCTGTCTGTTCTGGCATGGGGGGTGGTGGCTGACTCAATTCTGTTCCCCCTAAGCCCTAACAAATGTCATGAAGAGAGGGGGGCAGTTTTCCCCTTGCTGCCCTGGGCTGCCCCCCTGCCCCTTTGTGACGACTTGCCCTTCTAGCTTTCCTCAGCTGATCTTGCTTTTTCTCCCATAACCTGAACTGCTTTGTTCCCTGCAGCTGGTTCTCTCCCTGCCCCCTAACTCTCCCCTAGTCTGTTTTGGGTTCAAGGGGGTACTGGTGGTGTTACAGAGCTCATAGCTTCTGATCTGGGGAGTCCAGAAATAGGGGCCTCAGAGGGTTGGAAAGATACTTCTAGGGAGCCCTTTGCTGGGGTGGGGATGAGGGTAGTGGGACTTGACCCTACTGAGCTGACCCTGCTGGAGCTAAGGAGGAGGCTTGTGGGAGGGGGCAGGAATGGGAGGACTCTctggcccagcccctcctctccttCTTAGCCTGCCAGGCCCACCCACCAGTCTGAGCTGCTTCTGCTGAGGCTGGTCTGCTTGAAGCCTCCCAGGAGAAAGAAGCCAGGtgggaatggagagagagaggaaggcaaGTGGGGAGAGAATTTCAAATGGGGAAAGAGTGGGGTTTACTCAGAGCCTTAGGGTGGGCATGAGTTGCGGGGTGTTTTGTTGGAGCAAGGGATGTGCATTTAGGGCGTTATGTGACGGTGTGGGTATATGAGGGGAGTAGCAGTGTGTGAAAGGTGTGGAGTTTCCAGGTGCTTGGTTTGTGTGTACGGTGTGAAGGTATATAGctaggggttttttttgtttgtttgttttgtttgtttttttgagacggagtcttgctctgttgcccaggctagagtgcagtggcatgatcttggttcactgcaacctctgcctccagggttcaagggattctcctgcctcagcttcccgagtagctgggattacaggcgtccaccactgcgcctggctaattttttgtattttttagtagagatggggtttcaccatcttggccaggctggtctcgaactcctgacctcatgatccacccacctcagcctcccaaagtgctgggattacaggtgtgagccaccgcgcccaaccagcTAGGGTTTTGAAGGTATGAAGTTATAAGAGGGCATGTTAAAGACAGGagggttggccaggcatggtggctcacacctgtaatcccagcactttgggaggccaaggcgggcggatcacctgaagtcgggagttcgagaccagcctgaccaacacggagaaaccccgtctctactaaaaatacaaaacaaaattagccgggcgtggtggcaggcgcctgtagtcccagctactcgggaggctgaggcaggagaatggcatgaacccgggaggcggagcttgcagcaagccgagatcgcaccactgcactccagccagggtgacagcgagactccgtctcaaaaaacaacaacaaaaaaaaaaccaaaaaaaaaaaaccctagctATATACCCTCACAccctacaaaacaaaacaaaacaaaattagccaggcgtggtggcgcatgcctgtaatcccagctatttgggaggctgaggcaggagaatcacttgaacctggggggcggaggtcgTGCGGTGAGGCAAGaacatgccattgcattccagcctgggtagtaagagcgaaactccttctcaaaaacaaaaacaaaaaaaaacccaaaaaaagaCAGGAGGGTCATAAGGGGAGGGTTGACTGTGTGTCCCTCCAGGTTGTGCAGAGGGGATTAGAAGTAAGTAGGTtagaggggaggtggagggagtgTGCTGGGGTGTGAGCTTTTATGATGCTGAAAGGATCATGATATGCTAAGGACAGGATAGTGTTGGGTTGTACACACAGGTGTAGGCAATCCTGGTGGCTAGTATGTAAAAGTGAATGTCCTGACTCCCTTAGAGGGTACCTGCAGAGTGCCCTTGGAGGGACTAGTGCTGGAGAAATTAATAGGAGAGGGGACGGGCATCCATTAACCTTTTCTTGCCTGCAGCCTGTAGGGTCCAGCGTCAAAGCGAATCATGGGGTCCAGGGCTGAGCTGTGCACTCTCTTAGGCGGATTCTCCTTCCTCCTGCTACTGATACCAGGCGAGGGGGCCAAGGGTGGATCCCTCAGAGAGAGGTGACAACAGAGGGGGTAGGGCCCGGGGTGAGCTCTTCTCAGGAGCCTTCTGCTGGGGGTGGGGCTTCACAGGAGGCAAAACATAACTGTAAGTTTAGAATGGGGGTGAGAGGCTGTCATCTGGAGGGAGAGCGGGGGGCCTCAGTAGCCTCTTGAGGGAAGTGGGACTCCTGGCTCCCCAGGGCCTGGCCTACTCAAtctctcccacctcatcctctggCATGGACGCAGTCAGGGAGTCTGCTCCAAGCAGACACTGGTGGTCCCGCTCCACTACAACGAGTCCTACAGCCAACCAGTGTACAAGCCCTACCTGACCTTGTGCGCTGGGAGGCGCATCTGCAGCACTTACAGGTGAGGGATGGGGAGATGGGACCCCAAGAACCCCAACTAGGACCCGTACTCAGGGTCCTGAGCCGGGCGCTGTGTTCCAGGACCATGTACCGCGTTATGTGGCGGGAGGTGAAGCGGGAGGTTCAGCAGACCCATGCAGTGTGCTGCCAGGGCTGGAAGAAGCGGCACCCGGGGGCGCTCACCTGTGAAGGTGAGGCTGGGTCTTCCGGGCCTTGCGGGAGGCGCGCCCCACGGAGCTGGGGAGCTGGGTCGTCGGTTCGAGTCTGAACCCCACTTCCTCTGTCCTCAGCCATCTGCGCCAAGCCTTGCCTGAACGGAGGCGTCTGCGTTAGGCCTGACCAGTGCGAGTGCGCCCCCGGCTGGGGAGGGAAGCACTGTCATGTGGGTGAGTCAGCTTGTCCTCCCCACCTACCCAGGTGCTTGCCCCCGCCCCCTCTCTCAGCCCCTTCCTTTTTTCGGTAACTAGACGTGGATGAATGTAGGACCAGCATCACCCTCTGCTCGCACCATTGTTTTAATACGGCAGGCAGCTTCACCTGCGGCTGCCCCCATGACCTAGTGCTAGGCGTGGACGGGCGCACCTGCATGGAGGGGTCCCCAGAGCCCCCAACCAGTGCCAGCATACTCAGCGTGGCCGGTGAGTGGGCAGGAGTACGGGCCACCCGAGGGACTCGGGACGGGCGTCCGGGCTCGGGTAGTGGTCACACTCTTGGTCTCCTTTGTCCCTAGTTCGGGAGGCGGAAAAAGATGAGCGCGCTCTGAAGCAGGAGATTCACGAGCTGCGAGGGCGCCTGGAGCGGCTGGAGCAGGTGAGCCAAGCCTGCTGGGTGGGGCGAGGCCAGACGTCACTGTCAATACCCTGAGGCATCTCTTCCTTTCTAGTGGGCCGGTCAGGCTGGGGCCTGGGTCAGAGCGGTGCTGCCCGTGCCGCCTGAAGAGCTGCAGCCAGAACAGGTGGCTGAGCTGTGGGGCCGGGGTGACCGGATCGAATCTCTCAGCGACCAGGTGCTGCTGCTGGAGGAGAGGCTAGGTGCCTGTGAGTCCTCACACTCCTCCCGCCTTGACTTCTATTCCCCAACTTTCCCCAAGACCCCTCTCCATTCAGGCATTCCCTCTTTCCTCCAAGCCCCTCTCCAACATTCACTATCCTCATGCCTCTCCACTTTACCATCGTTCTCTTCTGAAATCCTGTCCCCAGCCCAACAGTTTCACTTATTGTTTGGTGAGAGTGGCAGTGTAGTCCACTCCAGGCTGACCACAGCCACTGTGTCTGCCATGTCATTAACCAGGCTCCTGTGAGGACAACAGCCTGGGCCTCGGCGTCAATCATCGATAAGAAGCCTCTACAGCACCCCTGCCCCCTAATTTATACAGAAACCGGACCCACTAATCCTCTGGGATTGGCCGACTGTGAGCTGCAGATAAGGCTATCAGCCACCAAAGAGCAATGAACAATGGAAACTTCAGAGAGCTGAAGAAAGGGGGAGGCCTGTGTTCTTGGCCTGCCCCTGAGTCTTCTGGCTGGGGGCAGGTTGCCTGGGCAAGAACTGCTTCTTCAATTCCTTAACAAATGCAACCACCAACacccagatctctctctctctttattttcagtttttttgctgTTATCCAGATAATTAATAAAAACCAACCACGCAAAACTGGGTCCCACCCTCTCCTTTTGCTCCCAGCCTACCTCCCCAGTTGTGGGAACAGGTCTGGAGTGAGAGGCAGGGAGTGGCTAATGCcaccaggaagaaatgaaaactggCTCAGAGAGGGGGAAGcctcaacagaaaaagaaataaattaaaagccCTCCTATCCCCTCCAGCCAGGGTTCGTTCCTTTCCCCAACTCCCCAGGGGGCAGAAGTGAGTGCAGCACCTGATGTCTGCTTCTTCCCCTTGTGTCTGGTGAGATGGTGCAGCAGGGCTGCAGGGGGCTGGGTGGGGTCATGTCCACTGAAGAACTGTACTATGGGGACAGAAAACCAGAAATGTGGAGACTGAACTGGTATCCCAGAGAGTGCACGACCCTGGGCATCTGGGCAAGGGCAGGCATGAGACCTCTGAATTAGAAGGGTCCAGCCCCCACTGACAGGAGGCTACACTGGGAGGGAAGGTGAAGGTGCTGAGGAAAGCTCCCAGGATGAGCCTGGGAGTGCTTCAGGTATCAGCTTCCAGCCAGAGGGCGAGAAGTCCTCCTCACAAATGGATGAGTCCATTGAATCCATGGACTTTGGAGTGGGGGGGATTTGTTCCAAAGAATGGATGAGTCCACTGGCCAATGTGGGGTAGAGGGGTAGAGAAGACCACATAGGAAGAGACTCCACTGGGGATGGAATGTTCCCCTCCCTTGTGTAGGCTGAGTCACTGGAGATGAGGGGGAGGCAACTGTCCCACAGACAAGACAGTAGGAGGTGGGGGTCAAGAGTGGAGACTGCACCGAGGCAAGAGTCCATGGATGGGGCCAAGAGGGGGCAGGAGTGGCGCTGTATCCACATTCACTTCAGAAGTTGAAGATTCCAAAGAGGAGAAtaagtggggagaggggagacaaGGAAGAGGGTTTGGCCCTGCTTCAGGGCCCACTGGGTGGGTAGGTGTGGGGAGGAAGATGGGGACAGATGGGAGGAGAGCTCAGAGCCAGGGTTCACCCACCGCCCCCAGGCTTCTTCAGATAGTCACCACCACCCCGGCCATCAGTGGAGATTTCCCGGAAAACAGTGAGCATGGAGTGCCGGACTC includes:
- the EGFL8 gene encoding epidermal growth factor-like protein 8 precursor (The RefSeq protein has 1 substitution compared to this genomic sequence); amino-acid sequence: MGSRAELCTLLGGFSFLLLLIPGEGAKGGSLRESQGVCSKQTLVVPLHYNESYSQPVYKPYLTLCAGRRICSTYRTMYRVMWREVRREVQQTHAVCCQGWKKRHPGALTCEAICAKPCLNGGVCVRPDQCECAPGWGGKHCHVDVDECRTSITLCSHHCFNTAGSFTCGCPHDLVLGVDGRTCMEGSPEPPTSASILSVAVREAEKDERALKQEIHELRGRLERLEQWAGQAGAWVRAVLPVPPEELQPEQVAELWGRGDRIESLSDQVLLLEERLGACSCEDNSLGLGVNHR